One stretch of Paenibacillus sp. AN1007 DNA includes these proteins:
- a CDS encoding STAS domain-containing protein has protein sequence MNTNKNEKFNARTETQDGVCTVYLTGELDLSVAPDFRLVMEPLVDNKDQDLIINMKDLKYIDSTGIGILLSVLKARHGMEARFEVQEVPAQIQKLFDMTGIAKFFVTQKNSQ, from the coding sequence ATGAATACAAATAAAAATGAGAAATTCAATGCAAGAACCGAGACACAAGACGGTGTATGCACAGTGTATCTGACTGGCGAACTGGATTTGTCGGTTGCTCCTGACTTCCGTTTGGTAATGGAACCGCTCGTGGACAACAAGGATCAGGATCTGATTATTAACATGAAAGATCTCAAGTACATTGATAGCACAGGGATTGGTATCCTGTTATCTGTTCTCAAGGCCAGACATGGAATGGAAGCTCGCTTTGAAGTACAGGAAGTTCCTGCGCAAATTCAGAAACTTTTTGATATGACGGGTATAGCCAAATTCTTTGTTACACAGAAGAATTCCCAATAG
- the rsbW gene encoding anti-sigma B factor RsbW — MNAEVQRITLNLPATAEYVDIVRLNLYGVASKMGFSYEDIEDMKVAVSEACNNSVLYAYSHEGGMVEVVFEVDGDALAITVKDEGASFENVNPAVSRSGLHDKELTDAQIGGLGFYLMQALMDDVSVESETGKGTKVVLVKRLAKSEEKV, encoded by the coding sequence ATGAATGCAGAAGTCCAAAGAATTACTCTTAATTTACCGGCGACAGCTGAATATGTGGATATTGTAAGACTTAATCTATATGGTGTTGCGTCCAAAATGGGATTCTCATATGAGGACATTGAGGATATGAAGGTTGCTGTGTCGGAAGCCTGTAACAACTCCGTATTGTATGCCTACTCTCATGAAGGCGGTATGGTTGAAGTGGTATTTGAAGTAGATGGTGATGCACTTGCAATTACTGTCAAAGACGAGGGTGCCAGCTTCGAGAATGTGAATCCTGCTGTATCGCGTTCCGGCCTTCATGACAAGGAACTGACAGACGCTCAGATCGGCGGACTTGGGTTCTATCTCATGCAAGCCTTGATGGACGATGTCAGTGTGGAGAGTGAGACGGGCAAAGGTACGAAAGTAGTACTCGTAAAACGTCTTGCAAAAAGTGAGGAGAAAGTATGA
- a CDS encoding sigma-70 family RNA polymerase sigma factor, whose product MNEKVTPPESMSEAIGLIWEYQQTQDNEIATVLIRKYEPMVKMAAGKIARNRPDLYEDLYQTGQMALIRLLKQYDINLGIPFEPYAMKSMIGHMKNYLRDKSWYIQVPRRIKEKGALVQHAIDELTVKLERSPGVNEIAEYLDLTPEETIEVLAGRECYHYVSLDSPLSQDDSAATLGELISADVNDFDSVEKRMDLQQALGQLKEQEQKVLILAFQDGQSQRAIAQKLGVSQMSVSRIQKRATEKLKQIMSNASML is encoded by the coding sequence ATGAATGAAAAAGTGACTCCCCCAGAGTCCATGTCTGAAGCGATTGGTTTGATCTGGGAATATCAGCAAACACAGGACAACGAAATCGCCACAGTTCTTATCCGCAAGTACGAACCGATGGTCAAGATGGCCGCGGGTAAAATTGCCCGGAATCGACCCGATTTATACGAGGATCTGTATCAAACGGGCCAAATGGCCTTGATCCGATTGCTGAAGCAATACGATATCAATCTGGGGATTCCATTTGAACCGTATGCAATGAAGAGTATGATCGGTCACATGAAAAATTATCTTCGGGATAAGTCATGGTACATTCAAGTGCCGAGAAGAATCAAGGAAAAAGGGGCATTAGTACAGCATGCCATTGATGAGCTGACGGTGAAGCTGGAACGTTCACCCGGGGTTAACGAGATTGCTGAATATCTCGATCTTACACCCGAGGAGACGATTGAGGTTCTGGCCGGCCGTGAGTGTTATCACTATGTTTCTCTGGATTCTCCTTTATCTCAGGATGACAGTGCAGCGACACTCGGTGAACTGATCAGCGCGGATGTAAATGACTTTGATTCGGTTGAAAAACGGATGGATCTGCAGCAGGCATTAGGACAGCTCAAGGAACAAGAGCAGAAAGTACTTATTTTAGCGTTCCAGGACGGGCAGTCGCAGCGAGCCATTGCGCAGAAGCTGGGTGTCTCCCAAATGAGTGTATCCCGAATTCAGAAACGGGCTACGGAGAAACTGAAGCAAATTATGTCCAACGCTTCTATGCTATGA
- a CDS encoding magnesium transporter CorA family protein, with translation MDQVKLEARRDQLSYAEQWQWWDWAAPDSSSMDHALKDLTEAFPDMEYWLRKIPEVESNYLSVRYMNGTEPVIFGSFLYAVKNEREDTRKGNQMYFYVDQHHMVTLNLDENTREIMKSGERKQMLRQCTQAREGMFVLFRAILHYYHVGMDHFEMNLRDLERRMETRNARTLMDQIMAARFELLYWSNLFIPYSELMAASREAYLQEITENRFYQQLRYRVERMECLFQHYEKEIDTLISIDNAISGVRGNEIMKTLTIVTSVFTPATAAGAIWGMNFENLPLIDKTWGVVLVIALIICSMISMYIWMMMKGWTGDLLKVKSAQSSAPGNRDREEDGPR, from the coding sequence GTGGATCAAGTCAAACTGGAAGCTAGGCGTGATCAGTTATCCTACGCCGAACAGTGGCAGTGGTGGGATTGGGCAGCTCCGGATTCCAGCAGTATGGACCATGCGCTGAAAGATCTGACGGAAGCATTTCCAGATATGGAGTATTGGCTCCGCAAAATTCCGGAGGTTGAATCCAACTATTTGTCCGTGCGTTACATGAATGGAACGGAACCCGTTATTTTTGGTTCTTTCTTATATGCCGTAAAAAATGAGAGAGAAGATACACGCAAAGGGAATCAGATGTATTTTTATGTAGATCAACATCATATGGTTACGCTCAATCTCGATGAGAATACAAGGGAGATTATGAAATCGGGCGAACGTAAGCAGATGCTGCGGCAGTGTACGCAGGCCAGAGAAGGCATGTTTGTGCTCTTTCGGGCAATTCTGCATTACTATCATGTCGGCATGGATCATTTTGAGATGAATTTGCGGGATCTGGAGCGAAGAATGGAGACCCGCAATGCACGTACATTGATGGATCAGATTATGGCCGCACGGTTCGAATTGCTGTACTGGAGCAATCTGTTTATTCCTTATTCCGAATTAATGGCGGCTTCCCGGGAGGCTTACCTTCAGGAAATTACAGAGAATCGTTTCTATCAGCAGCTTCGGTATCGTGTTGAGCGGATGGAGTGTTTGTTCCAGCATTATGAAAAAGAGATTGATACCTTGATCTCAATAGACAATGCGATATCCGGTGTGCGCGGCAATGAAATTATGAAAACTCTAACGATAGTAACTTCCGTATTCACGCCGGCTACAGCTGCTGGTGCGATCTGGGGGATGAATTTCGAAAATTTACCCCTGATAGACAAAACATGGGGAGTAGTACTGGTTATCGCACTGATCATCTGCAGCATGATCAGCATGTATATATGGATGATGATGAAAGGTTGGACGGGAGATTTGCTGAAAGTAAAATCTGCCCAGTCTTCCGCTCCGGGAAACCGGGACAGAGAAGAGGATGGACCGCGGTAG
- a CDS encoding DUF5665 domain-containing protein, whose protein sequence is MSKVTINGNTPVTGGTPAQQYDTSEHPFELRHEVKRLNTRLDQIADSLERAQIKDIIENYSSAKKRIITNFTAGMARGLGLTVGTFVVLGLLAFILSQFVNMPIVGQYIADLLGYIEDYKK, encoded by the coding sequence ATGAGTAAAGTCACGATCAATGGGAATACCCCGGTAACAGGGGGAACACCTGCACAGCAGTACGATACTAGTGAACATCCATTCGAACTGCGGCACGAGGTCAAACGGCTGAATACGCGGCTCGATCAGATTGCTGATAGTCTGGAGAGAGCACAAATCAAAGACATCATTGAAAATTACAGCAGTGCAAAAAAACGAATTATCACCAACTTCACTGCGGGTATGGCACGCGGACTCGGATTGACCGTCGGTACGTTTGTTGTACTTGGTTTGCTTGCCTTTATCCTTAGTCAATTCGTCAATATGCCCATTGTGGGCCAATATATTGCTGATTTGCTCGGCTACATCGAGGATTACAAAAAATAA